One segment of Desulfobacterales bacterium DNA contains the following:
- the nadC gene encoding carboxylating nicotinate-nucleotide diphosphorylase has product MERTPLRQAIAAYLAEDIGGGDLTTEAIFQPDQTGEAVLVAKESLVCAGIRPVATEVFLVQNPGIKIVSVKEEGTRAAAGDVLLTIRGPVVDLFKAERVALNLARHLSGIATLTSRFVDKVKPLPVRIIDTRKTTPGLRTLEKYAVRVGGGFNHRYNLADGVLVKDNHIAACGSIQEAVQRLRPLIPHTLKIEVEAATIQQVRDCLSCGVDIIMLDNMGIPTMREAVILVRGRALLEASGGVTLDTVRQIAETGVDLISVGSLTHSAPAVDISMQFKQ; this is encoded by the coding sequence ATGGAACGGACACCACTTCGCCAGGCGATTGCCGCCTATCTGGCCGAGGATATCGGCGGCGGCGACCTGACCACCGAGGCGATCTTCCAACCGGACCAGACCGGGGAGGCGGTGCTGGTGGCCAAGGAGTCCCTGGTCTGCGCCGGGATCCGGCCGGTGGCAACCGAGGTCTTCCTGGTTCAGAATCCGGGGATCAAGATTGTCTCTGTAAAGGAAGAAGGAACCCGGGCCGCGGCCGGCGACGTCCTGCTCACGATACGGGGTCCGGTGGTCGACCTGTTCAAGGCCGAGCGGGTGGCGTTGAACCTGGCCCGGCATCTCTCAGGGATCGCCACCCTCACCTCCCGGTTCGTGGACAAGGTCAAGCCCCTGCCGGTGCGGATCATCGATACCCGCAAGACCACCCCGGGCCTGCGAACCCTGGAGAAATACGCGGTGCGGGTCGGCGGCGGCTTCAACCATCGCTACAACCTGGCCGACGGCGTCCTGGTCAAGGACAACCATATCGCGGCCTGCGGCTCGATCCAGGAGGCGGTGCAGCGGCTGCGGCCCCTGATCCCCCATACCCTGAAGATTGAGGTGGAGGCGGCAACGATCCAGCAGGTGCGGGACTGTCTCTCCTGCGGGGTGGATATCATCATGCTCGACAACATGGGGATTCCGACCATGCGCGAGGCGGTAATCCTGGTCCGCGGCCGGGCCCTGCTCGAGGCATCGGGCGGGGTCACCCTGGACACGGTCCGGCAGATCGCTGAAACCGGAGTGGACCTGATCTCAGTGGGCAGCTTGACCCATTCCGCGCCGGCCGTTGATATCAGCATGCAGTTCAAGCAGTGA
- a CDS encoding radical SAM protein, producing MSFSQLVIPVFVAHQGCPHRCIFCDQHAIIGNNDGRQAVTLTPAGVIAVIDTWLARPRRFPGARVQVAFYGGSFTGMDQARQKELLRAVNPYLADGRVDALRLSTRPDYVVEETPAFLSRHGVEVVELGVQSMQDEVLAASRRGHGAAQVVQAVAHLRRAGIRVGLQLMLGLPGDSTVRFLDTIARVAELAPDFVRLYPTVVIAGSGLADLTAVGRYRPLGLNRAVALAARAKVFFAQHDIPVARMGLQPLPELAAKVVAGPYHPAFGELVLARLFFKTARRLLAGSGPARLAVAAQDESALRGWKNSNIKRLQALGLLSDSKIEIVPDQARYTVQLIGNSPASGSIFETVRTV from the coding sequence GTGTCTTTTTCTCAGTTGGTAATCCCGGTTTTTGTTGCCCACCAGGGCTGCCCCCATCGCTGTATTTTCTGCGACCAGCATGCGATCATCGGCAACAATGACGGCCGCCAGGCAGTGACTCTCACTCCGGCAGGGGTGATTGCGGTCATTGATACCTGGCTGGCCCGGCCCCGCCGTTTTCCCGGGGCCCGGGTCCAGGTCGCCTTCTACGGCGGCAGCTTTACCGGCATGGACCAGGCCCGGCAAAAAGAATTGTTGCGCGCGGTTAACCCCTATCTGGCCGACGGCCGGGTGGATGCCCTCCGGCTCTCCACCCGGCCGGACTATGTGGTTGAAGAGACCCCGGCTTTTCTAAGCCGACACGGGGTGGAAGTGGTGGAACTGGGGGTGCAGTCGATGCAGGATGAAGTGCTTGCCGCCAGCCGGCGCGGCCATGGCGCCGCCCAGGTGGTCCAGGCGGTGGCGCATCTCCGCCGGGCCGGGATCCGGGTGGGGCTCCAGCTGATGCTCGGCCTGCCTGGCGACAGTACGGTGCGCTTCCTTGACACGATAGCGCGGGTGGCTGAACTGGCCCCTGATTTTGTCCGGCTCTATCCAACGGTGGTCATAGCGGGCAGCGGGCTGGCCGATTTGACCGCTGTTGGCCGCTACCGGCCCTTGGGCCTGAACCGGGCCGTGGCCCTGGCGGCCCGGGCAAAGGTTTTTTTTGCCCAACATGATATCCCGGTGGCGCGGATGGGTTTGCAGCCGTTGCCGGAGCTTGCCGCCAAGGTTGTGGCCGGGCCCTATCATCCGGCCTTTGGCGAACTGGTCCTTGCCCGGCTCTTTTTCAAGACGGCCCGGCGCCTGCTCGCCGGGTCCGGCCCGGCCCGGCTGGCGGTGGCCGCGCAGGACGAATCCGCCCTGCGCGGCTGGAAAAACTCTAATATAAAGCGGCTCCAGGCCCTGGGGCTGTTGAGCGATTCCAAAATCGAGATCGTGCCGGATCAGGCCCGGTACACGGTGCAACTTATCGGCAACTCCCCTGCCAGCGGTTCGATTTTTGAAACCGTGCGAACCGTTTGA
- a CDS encoding valine--tRNA ligase: protein MKSSTDSRPASQPEAKLAKAYEFQAVEKKWYEYWNREKHFRGTMDQGKQAFSIVIPPPNVTGVLHVGHALNNTLQDILVRYKRMDGFNTLWLPGTDHAGIATQNVVERQLALEKTSRQDLGRRKFIERVWQWKEESGGRIINQLKRLGCSCDWERERFTMDEGLSRAVREVFTRLYDQGLIYRGDYIINWCPRCRTALADLEVEHEPTEGKLYHIRYPYTIGNGYLVVATTRPETMLGDTAVAVHPSDERYNSLPEKAVRLPLTGRQIPIVFDTHVEREFGTGALKVTPAHDLNDFEIARRHDLPALRVMDDNGVMNEAAGAYAGLERFACRKEVVAALEEQGLLEKVEEYQHGVGHCYRCQTVVEPTLSKQWFVSVKPLAEKAIAAVKEGHTRIHPRTWENTYYDWMYNIRDWCISRQIWWGHQIPAWTCGDCGELIVSSVDPDTCPQCGSTQLVQETDVLDTWFSSALWPFSTLGWPDSTRELDIFYPTSVLITSFDILFFWVARMMMMGIHFMGQAPFKDVYLHALVRDAQGRKMSKSKGNVMDPLLLMDRYGTDALRFTMAAFAAQGRDVRLSEARIKGYRHFINKIWNAARFALLHLEDNDTSAAAKPGELSLPHQWILSRLNRTVAEVRKGLDDFRFNDAAHSAYQFVWHEFCDWYLEWIKPDLYGDDPGARAVGRAVLLTVLEEILTIMHPMTPFVTEEIWHALPGERTSIMVAPFPVVRPEREAPAAEEAMELLMGVITGLRNIRSESGIHPSARIRAGVICPDPDQGAVIRANLSAILEMTRTEHLDLLSQGSRPRGAASYIYNDIEIFVALEGLVDIEQELAKLAREKGKVETLAKKVTAKLNNEKFLANAPADIVAKEKEKQEQFQAKLAKIKESLARLGEISR from the coding sequence ATGAAATCCTCAACCGATAGCCGACCGGCCTCGCAACCAGAGGCCAAGCTTGCCAAGGCCTATGAGTTTCAGGCCGTGGAAAAGAAGTGGTACGAGTACTGGAACCGGGAGAAACATTTCCGCGGCACCATGGATCAAGGCAAGCAGGCCTTTTCCATCGTCATCCCGCCGCCCAATGTCACCGGGGTCCTTCATGTCGGCCATGCCCTGAACAATACCCTGCAGGACATCCTGGTCCGCTATAAACGGATGGATGGGTTCAATACCCTCTGGCTGCCGGGCACCGACCATGCCGGCATTGCCACCCAGAACGTGGTCGAGCGGCAGCTGGCCCTGGAAAAGACCAGCCGCCAGGACCTCGGCCGGCGTAAATTCATCGAGCGGGTCTGGCAATGGAAGGAGGAGTCCGGCGGCCGGATCATCAACCAGCTCAAGCGGCTGGGCTGCTCCTGCGACTGGGAGCGGGAACGGTTCACCATGGACGAGGGGCTCTCCCGGGCGGTGCGCGAGGTCTTTACCCGGCTCTATGACCAGGGGCTCATCTACCGGGGCGACTACATCATCAACTGGTGCCCCCGCTGCCGCACCGCCCTGGCCGATCTGGAGGTGGAGCACGAGCCCACCGAGGGCAAGCTCTACCATATCCGCTATCCCTATACCATTGGCAACGGTTATCTGGTGGTGGCCACCACCAGGCCCGAGACCATGCTCGGCGATACCGCGGTGGCGGTGCATCCCTCGGACGAACGTTATAACTCACTGCCGGAAAAGGCGGTGCGCCTGCCCCTGACCGGCCGGCAGATCCCCATTGTCTTTGATACCCATGTGGAGCGGGAGTTCGGTACCGGGGCCCTCAAGGTGACCCCGGCCCATGATCTCAACGATTTCGAGATAGCCCGCCGCCATGACCTGCCCGCCCTCAGGGTGATGGATGATAACGGGGTGATGAACGAGGCGGCCGGGGCCTATGCCGGCCTGGAACGGTTCGCCTGCCGGAAAGAGGTGGTAGCGGCCCTTGAGGAGCAGGGGTTGCTGGAAAAGGTGGAAGAGTACCAGCACGGGGTGGGGCACTGCTACCGGTGCCAGACCGTGGTCGAGCCGACCCTGTCCAAGCAGTGGTTCGTGTCGGTCAAGCCCCTGGCTGAAAAGGCGATCGCCGCGGTCAAGGAGGGGCATACCCGGATTCATCCCAGGACCTGGGAAAACACCTACTATGACTGGATGTACAATATCCGCGACTGGTGCATCTCCCGCCAGATCTGGTGGGGCCACCAGATCCCGGCCTGGACCTGCGGCGACTGCGGTGAGTTGATCGTCAGCAGCGTTGATCCGGATACCTGTCCCCAATGCGGCTCAACCCAACTGGTCCAGGAGACCGACGTGCTCGACACCTGGTTCAGCTCGGCCCTGTGGCCCTTCTCCACCCTGGGCTGGCCCGACTCGACCCGGGAACTGGACATCTTCTATCCCACCTCGGTGTTGATCACCAGCTTTGATATCCTCTTCTTCTGGGTGGCGCGGATGATGATGATGGGTATCCATTTCATGGGCCAGGCCCCTTTCAAGGACGTCTACCTCCATGCCCTGGTCCGGGACGCCCAGGGCCGGAAGATGAGCAAGTCCAAGGGCAATGTGATGGACCCGCTCCTGCTGATGGACCGGTACGGCACCGATGCGCTGCGTTTCACCATGGCGGCCTTTGCCGCCCAGGGCCGCGACGTGCGGCTGTCCGAGGCCCGGATCAAGGGCTACCGTCACTTTATCAACAAGATCTGGAACGCGGCCCGTTTTGCCTTGTTGCACCTGGAGGACAACGATACCTCGGCAGCCGCAAAGCCGGGAGAACTGTCCCTGCCCCATCAGTGGATCCTGAGCCGGTTGAACCGGACCGTGGCCGAGGTGCGCAAGGGGCTGGACGACTTCCGGTTCAACGACGCGGCCCACAGCGCCTACCAGTTTGTCTGGCATGAGTTCTGCGACTGGTACCTGGAATGGATCAAGCCCGATCTCTATGGCGATGATCCCGGGGCCAGGGCCGTCGGCCGGGCAGTCCTGTTGACCGTGCTGGAGGAAATTCTCACCATCATGCACCCGATGACCCCCTTTGTCACCGAGGAGATCTGGCATGCCCTGCCCGGGGAGCGCACGAGCATCATGGTGGCGCCCTTTCCGGTGGTGCGGCCGGAACGGGAGGCGCCGGCCGCTGAAGAGGCCATGGAACTGCTGATGGGGGTGATCACCGGCTTGCGCAATATCCGGAGCGAGTCCGGGATCCATCCCTCGGCCCGGATCAGGGCCGGGGTGATCTGCCCGGACCCGGACCAGGGGGCGGTAATCAGGGCCAACCTCTCCGCCATCCTGGAGATGACCAGGACCGAACATCTCGATCTGTTAAGCCAAGGGAGCCGTCCCAGGGGGGCCGCCTCCTATATCTATAACGATATCGAGATATTCGTGGCCCTGGAAGGGCTGGTGGATATCGAGCAGGAACTGGCCAAGCTGGCCAGGGAAAAGGGCAAGGTCGAGACCCTGGCCAAAAAGGTGACCGCTAAACTCAATAATGAAAAATTCCTGGCCAATGCCCCGGCGGATATCGTGGCCAAGGAAAAGGAAAAACAGGAACAGTTTCAAGCCAAACTGGCCAAGATCAAAGAGAGTCTGGCCCGGCTTGGCGAGATAAGCCGTTAA
- the polA gene encoding DNA polymerase I has product MPALPPIYLIDGSAYIYRAYHAIAPLSNKSGLPTHAVLGFTNILLRVLRDKAVEYLAVAFDAKGPTFRHAAYPRYKANRPAMPDDLIPQIPYIKELVKAYNILALEQQGVEADDLIASAAVALSRTGHPVVVVSGDKDLFQLVSDRVSLWEPMRDLHYDPAAVHEKYQVTPEQLLDFFALIGDAGDNVPGVPGVGPKTAEKLINQFGSLEALYADLARLGKKKLTEKLAANREAAFLSKKLIRLKEDVPVPLEPAAYQRQEPDIVRLKELFSELGFTRLLKSEVPAGSVGRSGFVLVQDQDSLEQMLGEFDKAPFLVVDTETSSLDPLTADLVGISLCISAGQAFYIPVGHRDETGELLPGQMKQQTVLDQLRPCLEDPELAKIGHNLKFDYSVFLTHKIRLAGPLWDTMIASYLLEPSRRTHGLDDLCREHLDLALTSFAEVTDKDKRPDSFVRVKLEAARDYSCEDVYATCRLWELFRPRLEQDGLWPLFAELEMPLVPILANMERTGIIVDSKLLADLSTEFAAQLDELEKEIHHLAGGPFNINSPRQLGEVLFDKLKLPHGRKTKTGFSTDVKVLQKLAHVEIVQQVMAYRNLAKLKSTYVDKLASLVHPVSGRLHTSFNQTVTATGRLSSSNPNLQNIPIRTAAGQRIREAFVPAVGHFFIAGDYSQIDLRVLAHYSQDPALLAAFRSGEDIHARTAAEIYMVSPLLITPEMRRVAKTINFGIVYGMSSFGLANQLDLSRSAAQTFIDRYFAHYAGVKRFMTDIVDQARRDGYVTTLLNRRRFLPDINSRNRNQREFAERTAINTPIQGTAADIIKLAMIKVDAALARAEMNARMLLQIHDELVFEAPEDEVEQTKGLVREAMESVLTLDVPLVVNMASGKNLAEV; this is encoded by the coding sequence ATGCCCGCTCTCCCGCCGATCTATCTCATTGATGGCAGCGCCTATATCTACCGGGCCTATCATGCCATTGCCCCGCTCTCGAACAAGAGCGGGCTGCCCACCCATGCGGTGCTGGGCTTTACCAATATTCTCCTCAGGGTGCTGCGCGATAAGGCGGTGGAGTATCTGGCCGTGGCCTTTGACGCCAAGGGTCCCACCTTCCGCCATGCGGCCTATCCCCGGTACAAGGCCAACCGGCCGGCAATGCCCGACGACCTGATCCCGCAGATCCCCTATATCAAGGAGTTGGTCAAGGCTTACAATATCCTCGCCCTGGAGCAGCAGGGGGTGGAGGCCGACGACCTGATCGCCTCGGCGGCCGTTGCCCTGTCCCGGACCGGCCATCCGGTGGTGGTGGTCTCCGGCGACAAGGACCTGTTCCAACTGGTATCCGACCGGGTAAGCCTGTGGGAGCCGATGAGAGACCTGCACTATGATCCGGCCGCGGTCCATGAAAAATACCAGGTGACCCCGGAGCAGCTGCTCGATTTTTTTGCCCTGATCGGCGATGCCGGCGACAATGTGCCCGGGGTGCCCGGGGTGGGTCCCAAGACCGCGGAAAAGCTGATCAACCAGTTCGGCTCCCTGGAGGCTCTCTATGCCGATCTGGCCCGGCTGGGCAAGAAAAAACTTACCGAAAAGCTGGCTGCCAACCGCGAGGCGGCCTTTCTCTCAAAAAAGCTGATCCGGCTCAAGGAAGATGTCCCGGTGCCGCTGGAGCCGGCGGCCTATCAGCGGCAGGAACCGGATATTGTCCGGCTCAAGGAACTGTTCAGCGAACTCGGCTTCACCCGGCTGCTCAAATCAGAGGTCCCGGCCGGGTCGGTGGGCCGGTCCGGCTTCGTCCTGGTGCAGGACCAGGACTCCCTTGAACAGATGCTCGGGGAGTTTGACAAGGCCCCTTTCCTGGTGGTCGATACCGAGACCTCCTCCCTGGACCCGCTCACCGCCGACCTGGTCGGGATCTCGCTCTGTATCTCGGCCGGGCAGGCCTTTTATATCCCGGTCGGCCACCGGGACGAAACCGGCGAACTGCTCCCCGGGCAGATGAAACAACAAACGGTCCTGGACCAGCTCCGGCCCTGTCTCGAAGACCCGGAGCTGGCCAAAATCGGCCATAACCTCAAGTTCGACTACTCTGTTTTTCTTACCCATAAGATCCGCTTGGCCGGGCCGTTATGGGATACGATGATCGCCTCCTACCTCCTGGAACCGTCGCGCCGCACCCACGGCCTGGACGACCTCTGCCGGGAACACCTGGACCTGGCCCTGACCAGTTTCGCCGAGGTGACCGATAAGGACAAACGGCCGGACAGCTTTGTCCGGGTAAAACTCGAAGCAGCCAGGGACTATTCCTGCGAGGATGTCTATGCCACCTGCCGGCTGTGGGAGTTGTTCAGGCCAAGGCTGGAACAAGACGGGCTCTGGCCGCTTTTTGCCGAGCTGGAGATGCCCCTGGTACCGATCCTGGCCAATATGGAACGGACCGGGATCATTGTTGACAGTAAACTGCTGGCCGATCTGTCCACCGAGTTCGCGGCCCAGCTCGATGAGCTGGAAAAGGAGATCCATCACCTGGCCGGCGGCCCGTTCAATATCAACTCCCCGCGGCAACTGGGCGAGGTCCTGTTCGACAAACTCAAATTACCCCACGGTCGCAAGACCAAGACCGGCTTTTCCACCGATGTCAAGGTGCTGCAGAAGCTGGCCCATGTGGAGATCGTCCAGCAGGTCATGGCCTATCGCAACCTGGCCAAGCTGAAATCCACCTATGTGGATAAGCTGGCCTCCCTGGTCCACCCGGTCAGCGGCCGGCTCCATACCTCCTTCAACCAGACCGTCACCGCCACCGGCCGGTTGAGCAGCAGCAACCCCAATCTCCAGAATATCCCGATCCGGACCGCGGCAGGGCAGCGGATCAGGGAGGCCTTTGTCCCGGCGGTCGGCCATTTTTTTATCGCCGGCGACTACTCCCAGATCGATCTGCGGGTCCTGGCCCATTACTCCCAGGACCCGGCGCTTTTGGCCGCCTTCCGTTCAGGCGAGGACATCCACGCCCGCACCGCGGCCGAGATCTATATGGTCTCGCCGCTGTTGATCACCCCTGAGATGCGGCGGGTGGCCAAGACCATCAATTTCGGCATTGTCTACGGAATGAGCAGTTTCGGGCTGGCCAACCAGCTCGACCTGAGCCGGAGCGCGGCCCAGACCTTTATTGACCGTTATTTTGCCCATTACGCCGGGGTTAAACGCTTCATGACCGATATCGTTGACCAGGCCCGGCGAGACGGGTATGTCACCACCCTGCTCAACCGGCGCCGCTTTCTCCCGGACATCAACAGCCGCAACCGGAACCAGCGGGAGTTTGCCGAACGCACCGCGATCAACACCCCGATCCAGGGCACGGCCGCGGACATCATCAAGCTGGCAATGATCAAGGTGGACGCGGCCCTGGCCCGGGCGGAAATGAACGCCCGGATGCTGCTGCAGATCCATGACGAACTGGTCTTCGAGGCGCCGGAGGACGAGGTGGAACAGACAAAGGGGCTGGTCAGGGAGGCAATGGAATCGGTGCTCACCCTGGACGTGCCGCTGGTGGTCAACATGGCCAGCGGAAAAAACCTGGCGGAGGTATAG
- a CDS encoding ABC-F family ATP-binding cassette domain-containing protein: MLTINKLDISYGDKHLFKEVSARINPNERIGLVGVNGAGKSTLLKIIANQIETDSGVVTRPRNFSVAYLPQEASGLTSERTIYQEAETAFAEALVMQQDLELVNRELAAIPPESPEFSQLLKRQGQLQHRLEGIDIYRVQSRIEKVLKGLGFAESDFDRPSRTLSGGWLMRLMLAKLLLARPDLLLLDEPTNHLDLDSLTWLENFLVTCDSGLVIISHDRIFLDKTTEITWELSLGRLTAYKGNYSKYVADKEVRLQVERAAYENQQARIKQTMRFVQRFRAKSTKARQVQSRVKQLAKMERIELAESEQEVSFRFPLAADCGRQVLTVEGLAKSFADQRVFVDLGFEMQRGDKLAVVGVNGAGKSTLMKILAGLLEPDQGTVRLGHNVTLSYFGQHQAQELPHDYTALETVWGMAETMPMTRVRSLLGAFLFQGDEVDKKVRVLSGGEKSRLALARMIVTPANLLVLDEPTNHLDMKSQEVLQEAMRQYNGSIIVVSHNRYFVNSFVNKVLEIKDGRSSLYEGNIDDYLARLEQERLSAGTGPQAKSPVTALRVSAGESGPDRTRGRAVRQTQARLRQEKSKKIAPFRNQAQTAETEIEKLEARKKELERQLADPELYQDQEAFSGYSREYKKIEERLDRQYYKWETAQAEVERIEGCYAELLGN; this comes from the coding sequence ATGCTCACCATCAATAAACTGGACATCAGCTACGGCGACAAGCACCTGTTCAAGGAGGTCTCGGCCCGGATCAATCCCAATGAACGGATCGGCCTGGTCGGGGTCAACGGCGCCGGCAAGTCGACCCTGCTGAAGATCATTGCCAACCAGATCGAAACCGACAGTGGGGTGGTGACCCGGCCGCGCAATTTTTCCGTGGCCTACCTGCCCCAGGAGGCCAGCGGTCTGACCTCGGAGCGCACCATCTATCAGGAGGCTGAGACCGCCTTTGCCGAGGCCCTGGTTATGCAGCAGGATCTTGAGCTGGTGAACAGGGAACTGGCCGCCATCCCCCCGGAGAGCCCGGAATTTTCTCAGCTGTTGAAACGCCAGGGGCAGCTCCAGCACCGGCTGGAGGGCATTGACATCTATCGGGTGCAATCCCGGATCGAAAAGGTGTTGAAGGGGCTGGGTTTCGCTGAGAGCGATTTCGACCGGCCCAGCCGTACCTTGAGCGGCGGCTGGCTGATGCGGCTGATGCTGGCCAAGCTGCTCCTGGCCCGGCCCGATCTGCTGCTGTTGGACGAGCCCACCAACCATCTTGATCTCGACTCCCTGACCTGGCTCGAGAATTTTCTGGTCACCTGCGACAGCGGCCTGGTGATCATCTCCCATGACCGCATTTTCCTGGACAAGACAACCGAGATCACCTGGGAGTTGAGCCTGGGCCGGTTGACGGCATACAAGGGAAATTACTCCAAATACGTGGCTGACAAGGAGGTTCGGCTCCAGGTGGAGCGGGCCGCCTATGAGAACCAGCAGGCCCGGATCAAGCAGACCATGCGTTTTGTCCAGCGGTTCCGGGCCAAGTCAACCAAGGCCAGACAGGTCCAGAGCCGGGTCAAACAGCTGGCCAAAATGGAGCGGATCGAACTGGCGGAAAGCGAACAGGAGGTCTCCTTCCGTTTCCCGCTGGCCGCGGACTGCGGCCGGCAGGTGCTGACCGTGGAGGGGCTGGCCAAGAGTTTTGCCGACCAGCGGGTGTTTGTTGATCTCGGTTTTGAGATGCAGCGGGGCGATAAACTGGCAGTGGTCGGGGTGAACGGCGCCGGCAAATCCACCCTGATGAAGATCCTGGCCGGGCTGCTTGAGCCGGACCAGGGCACGGTGCGGCTGGGCCATAACGTCACCCTCTCCTATTTCGGCCAGCACCAGGCCCAGGAACTGCCCCATGACTACACCGCCCTGGAGACGGTATGGGGGATGGCGGAGACCATGCCGATGACCCGGGTCCGGTCGCTGCTGGGCGCCTTTCTGTTCCAGGGCGACGAGGTGGACAAAAAGGTCCGGGTCCTGTCCGGCGGCGAGAAGAGCAGGCTGGCCCTGGCCAGGATGATCGTCACCCCGGCCAATCTGCTGGTCCTGGATGAGCCCACCAACCACCTGGACATGAAATCCCAGGAGGTGTTGCAGGAGGCGATGCGGCAGTACAACGGCTCGATCATCGTGGTCTCCCATAACCGCTATTTTGTCAACTCGTTCGTCAACAAGGTCCTGGAGATCAAGGATGGCCGCTCATCCCTGTACGAGGGCAATATCGACGATTATCTGGCCAGGCTTGAGCAGGAGCGGCTGTCGGCCGGGACCGGGCCGCAGGCAAAGAGTCCAGTAACCGCGCTTAGGGTGTCGGCCGGGGAATCCGGGCCGGATCGGACCCGGGGCAGGGCCGTCCGCCAGACCCAGGCCCGGCTCCGCCAGGAGAAGAGTAAAAAAATCGCCCCGTTCCGGAACCAGGCGCAGACCGCTGAAACAGAGATCGAAAAACTGGAGGCCCGGAAAAAGGAACTGGAGCGGCAACTGGCCGACCCGGAACTCTACCAGGACCAGGAGGCCTTTTCCGGATACAGCCGTGAATATAAAAAAATCGAAGAGCGGCTCGACCGGCAGTACTACAAGTGGGAGACCGCCCAGGCCGAGGTGGAGAGGATCGAGGGCTGCTACGCCGAGCTGTTGGGCAACTGA
- the rnc gene encoding ribonuclease III: MAATIQTMARKNRQRLAALEARLDYRFKEPILLQRALIHSSFAFEQGMAGQDNETLEFLGDAVLDLAVGLLLFQKYPKLKEGELTRLRAALVNEAGLAGMARGIGLGETIFLGKGEDATSGRQKPSILSGSYEALIGAIFLDSGYDTTAALVERFFAPLIKGRKEDLLVADAKSRLQEKIQEQYNEAPTYSVEKEEGPAHDRQFTVAVRFQGQVLASGRAGSKKEAEQQAAAAALQDLDRLLPAVAKTG, encoded by the coding sequence ATGGCAGCGACGATCCAAACCATGGCCCGGAAAAACCGGCAAAGACTGGCGGCCCTGGAGGCGCGTCTGGATTATCGGTTCAAGGAGCCGATCCTGTTGCAGCGGGCCCTGATCCACAGTTCCTTTGCCTTTGAACAGGGCATGGCCGGCCAGGACAACGAGACCCTGGAGTTTCTCGGTGACGCGGTGCTGGATCTGGCGGTGGGGTTGTTGCTTTTTCAAAAATATCCGAAGTTGAAGGAGGGCGAGCTTACCCGGCTCCGGGCGGCCCTGGTCAACGAGGCCGGCCTGGCCGGGATGGCCCGGGGCATCGGCCTGGGCGAGACCATCTTTCTCGGTAAGGGCGAGGACGCCACCAGCGGCCGGCAAAAACCATCGATTCTTTCCGGCTCCTACGAGGCCCTGATCGGGGCCATCTTCCTGGACAGCGGCTATGATACCACCGCGGCCCTGGTGGAGCGGTTTTTTGCCCCCCTGATCAAGGGCCGCAAGGAGGACCTGCTGGTGGCGGACGCAAAGAGCCGGCTGCAGGAGAAGATCCAGGAACAATACAACGAGGCCCCGACCTACAGCGTGGAAAAGGAGGAGGGCCCGGCCCATGACCGGCAGTTTACCGTGGCGGTCCGTTTCCAGGGACAGGTCCTGGCCAGCGGCCGGGCCGGGAGCAAGAAGGAGGCCGAGCAGCAGGCCGCGGCCGCGGCCCTCCAGGACCTTGACCGCCTGTTGCCGGCCGTGGCCAAGACCGGATAG